From Streptomyces durmitorensis, a single genomic window includes:
- a CDS encoding transglycosylase SLT domain-containing protein, with product MSQHSTPGHSRPAPTKTQKFTIAGVATLGAAALAFSLVPGSADAGTQTQSLEAAPVAFKQNVDAQQAVHAGVIKQQNTADKQAKDAAAAKAKAEADAAAKKRADEEAAAKKKAEDERKAKEAASRAAARKPVYANNLDGWIRQSLDIMKAKGIPGSYEGLHRNIIRESAGDPNAKNGWDINAINGTPSVGLLQVIQPTFNAYHVEGTSTNIYDPVANITAAANYAADRYGSMDNVNGAY from the coding sequence ATGTCCCAGCACAGCACCCCTGGTCATAGTCGCCCCGCGCCGACCAAGACCCAGAAGTTCACGATCGCCGGTGTCGCCACGCTCGGCGCCGCCGCCCTCGCGTTCTCCCTCGTGCCGGGCAGCGCCGATGCGGGAACGCAGACGCAGAGCCTCGAAGCCGCCCCGGTGGCCTTCAAGCAGAACGTCGACGCCCAGCAGGCCGTCCACGCCGGTGTCATCAAGCAGCAGAACACCGCCGACAAGCAGGCCAAGGACGCAGCCGCCGCGAAGGCGAAGGCCGAGGCCGACGCCGCCGCGAAGAAGCGGGCCGACGAGGAGGCCGCGGCCAAGAAGAAGGCCGAGGACGAGCGCAAGGCCAAGGAAGCCGCGAGCCGTGCCGCCGCGCGCAAGCCGGTCTACGCCAACAACCTCGACGGCTGGATCCGCCAGTCCCTGGACATCATGAAGGCCAAGGGCATCCCCGGCTCCTACGAGGGCCTGCACCGCAACATCATCCGTGAGTCCGCGGGCGACCCGAACGCCAAGAACGGCTGGGACATCAACGCCATCAACGGCACCCCGTCGGTCGGCCTGCTCCAGGTCATCCAGCCCACGTTCAACGCGTACCACGTCGAGGGCACGTCCACGAACATCTACGACCCGGTCGCCAACATCACGGCCGCGGCCAACTACGCGGCCGACAGGTACGGCTCGATGGACAACGTGAACGGCGCCTACTGA
- a CDS encoding S-adenosylmethionine:tRNA ribosyltransferase-isomerase, with product MTLAVRVPDELSARVPAEQRGQGLSRDAVRLLVSRGTEVSHHAFADLPELLRAGDLLIVNTSRTLPAAVDGTVGHARVVVHFSTRGDDGRWAVELRDPDGRGTTRARAGGPANSVVRLPGDVRLVLDEPLAPGSGRLWWARVSADVPSLLRRHGRPIRYAYTERDQPLSAHQTVFALPSADGTGSAEMPSAARPFTAGLVARLVSRGVQFAPVVLHTGVASPEAHEPPYPELFEVPETSARLVNAARAGGGRVIAVGTTAVRAVESATGPDGVVRAAAGRTELVVTPERGVRVVDGLLTGLHEPQASHLLMLEAVAGRAAVDRGYAEAVRRLYLWHEFGDVHLLLPEEFPHAENCSGNCW from the coding sequence ATGACGCTGGCCGTGCGGGTGCCCGACGAGCTGTCGGCCCGTGTGCCCGCCGAGCAGCGGGGTCAGGGGCTCAGCAGGGACGCGGTGCGGCTGCTCGTGTCGCGCGGGACGGAGGTCTCGCACCACGCGTTCGCCGACCTGCCCGAGCTGCTGCGGGCCGGGGACCTGCTGATCGTGAACACCTCACGGACTCTGCCCGCGGCGGTCGACGGAACCGTCGGGCACGCGCGCGTGGTGGTGCATTTCTCGACCCGGGGCGACGACGGACGGTGGGCCGTCGAGTTGCGGGATCCGGACGGCCGGGGCACCACGCGGGCGCGCGCGGGCGGGCCCGCGAATTCAGTCGTGCGGCTCCCCGGGGACGTACGCCTGGTCCTCGACGAGCCGCTGGCCCCGGGGAGCGGGCGGTTGTGGTGGGCCCGGGTGTCGGCCGATGTGCCCTCGCTGCTGCGGCGGCACGGGCGTCCCATCCGTTACGCCTATACGGAGAGGGACCAGCCGCTCTCCGCCCACCAGACCGTGTTCGCGCTGCCGTCGGCCGACGGGACGGGCAGCGCGGAGATGCCGAGTGCGGCGCGGCCGTTCACCGCGGGCCTCGTGGCACGCCTGGTGAGCCGGGGTGTGCAGTTCGCGCCGGTCGTCCTGCATACGGGGGTGGCGTCGCCCGAGGCGCACGAGCCGCCGTATCCCGAGCTCTTCGAGGTGCCGGAGACGTCGGCACGGCTGGTCAATGCGGCGAGGGCGGGCGGCGGGCGGGTCATCGCGGTGGGTACGACGGCCGTGCGCGCCGTCGAGTCCGCCACGGGGCCCGACGGGGTGGTGCGGGCAGCGGCGGGCCGTACGGAGCTCGTGGTGACGCCCGAGCGGGGTGTGCGTGTGGTGGACGGGCTGCTCACGGGGCTGCACGAGCCGCAGGCCTCGCATCTGCTGATGCTGGAGGCGGTCGCGGGCCGGGCCGCCGTGGACCGGGGTTATGCCGAGGCGGTACGCCGTCTCTACCTGTGGCACGAGTTCGGCGACGTGCATCTCCTCCTTCCGGAGGAGTTTCCTCACGCAGAGAATTGCAGCGGCAACTGTTGGTGA
- a CDS encoding SDR family NAD(P)-dependent oxidoreductase, translating to MPVAIITGASKGLGRALGAALAGRGWDLVLDARTAAALDDSAASARDLAGRGTRVEAVAGDVTDAGHRADLLAAAHQLGGLDLLVNNASALGAEPLVRLEELTLDGLRQALETNVVAALGLIQEALPLLRASGAGAVVDVSSDAAVEAYETWGGYGASKAALDHLSAVLAVEEPGIRVWAVDPGDMRTDLYEAAVPDDEDASGRPSPETVVPSFLRLLDERPPSGRYAAPSLLDAR from the coding sequence ATGCCGGTAGCGATCATCACGGGGGCTTCGAAGGGACTGGGGCGTGCGCTGGGGGCGGCGCTCGCCGGGCGGGGCTGGGATCTGGTGCTCGACGCGAGAACGGCCGCCGCGCTCGATGACTCCGCGGCGTCCGCACGGGACCTGGCGGGACGCGGCACGCGCGTGGAGGCCGTCGCGGGGGATGTCACGGATGCCGGGCACCGGGCGGATCTGCTGGCCGCCGCGCACCAGCTGGGCGGTCTCGATCTGCTGGTGAACAACGCGAGCGCGCTGGGTGCGGAGCCGCTCGTGCGCCTTGAGGAGCTCACGCTCGACGGGCTGCGGCAGGCGCTGGAGACCAATGTGGTGGCGGCCCTGGGGCTGATCCAGGAGGCGCTGCCCTTGCTGCGGGCCTCGGGGGCGGGGGCGGTGGTCGACGTCAGCTCCGACGCGGCCGTCGAGGCGTACGAGACGTGGGGCGGGTACGGAGCGTCCAAGGCCGCGCTCGATCATCTGTCGGCGGTCCTTGCCGTGGAGGAGCCGGGGATCAGGGTGTGGGCGGTCGATCCCGGTGACATGCGGACCGATCTCTACGAGGCTGCCGTTCCGGACGACGAGGACGCCTCGGGCCGCCCGTCGCCCGAGACGGTGGTGCCCTCCTTCCTGCGGCTGCTCGACGAGCGCCCGCCGAGCGGTCGCTACGCCGCTCCCTCTCTTCTGGACGCGCGATGA
- a CDS encoding GAF domain-containing sensor histidine kinase: MSQGHRSGLNAVSSALLAMSRQLEVRDVLKTIVASARELLDAEYAALGVPDDHGGFAQFVVDGVSDEQWRAIGPLPRQHGILAAMLHKAEPERLADVRTDPRFEGWPSAHPDMSDFLGLPIRYGDETLGALFLANKLRSSGGRPPDPRRPAKPNGGCGFTAEDEELLSLLAQHAAIALTNARLYERSRELTIAEERSRLAHELHDAVSQKLFSLRLTAQAAAALVDRDPSRAKGELQQVAVLAAEAADELRAAVVELRPAALDEDGLVATLRTHTQVLDRAHSAEVTFESGGIRALPASQEEAMLRVAQEALHNALRHSGAERVCVTLVRRGAGAVLRVTDDGSGFDPRAIRRAGRHLGLVSMRDRAGGVGGQLTVESEPGKGTTIEMEVPGG, translated from the coding sequence ATGAGTCAAGGTCACCGGTCCGGCCTGAACGCGGTGAGCTCCGCGCTTCTCGCCATGAGCAGGCAGCTGGAGGTGCGTGACGTCCTCAAGACGATCGTCGCCTCGGCCCGCGAACTGCTCGACGCGGAGTATGCGGCGCTCGGTGTCCCGGACGACCACGGAGGGTTCGCCCAGTTCGTCGTCGACGGCGTCAGCGACGAGCAGTGGCGCGCCATCGGCCCGCTGCCCCGTCAGCACGGCATCCTCGCCGCGATGCTGCACAAGGCCGAGCCCGAGCGCCTCGCCGACGTGCGCACGGACCCGCGCTTCGAGGGCTGGCCGTCCGCGCACCCGGACATGTCCGACTTCCTGGGCCTGCCGATCCGGTACGGGGACGAGACACTCGGCGCGCTCTTCCTCGCCAACAAGCTGCGATCTTCTGGGGGGCGACCCCCAGACCCCCGAAGGCCCGCAAAACCGAATGGCGGTTGCGGCTTCACCGCAGAGGACGAGGAGCTTCTCTCGCTCCTCGCCCAGCACGCCGCGATCGCCCTCACGAACGCCCGGCTCTACGAACGCAGCCGCGAGCTGACCATCGCCGAGGAGCGCTCACGCCTCGCGCACGAACTGCACGATGCCGTCAGCCAGAAGCTGTTCTCGCTGCGCCTGACGGCCCAGGCCGCCGCGGCCCTGGTGGACCGGGATCCCTCGCGCGCCAAGGGCGAACTCCAGCAGGTGGCCGTGCTCGCGGCCGAGGCCGCCGACGAACTGCGCGCTGCCGTCGTGGAGTTGCGCCCCGCGGCCCTGGACGAGGACGGCCTGGTCGCCACCTTGCGCACGCACACACAGGTCCTGGACCGCGCGCACTCGGCCGAAGTCACCTTCGAGAGCGGCGGCATCCGCGCCCTGCCGGCATCCCAGGAGGAGGCGATGCTGCGGGTCGCCCAGGAGGCCCTGCACAATGCCTTGCGCCACTCCGGCGCGGAACGCGTCTGCGTGACCCTGGTGCGTCGCGGAGCGGGAGCCGTGCTGCGCGTCACCGACGACGGCAGCGGCTTCGACCCGCGCGCGATCCGCCGCGCGGGGCGGCACTTGGGCCTGGTCTCCATGCGGGACCGGGCCGGTGGGGTCGGCGGACAGCTGACCGTGGAATCGGAGCCCGGGAAGGGCACGACGATCGAGATGGAGGTTCCCGGTGGCTGA
- a CDS encoding response regulator, translating to MADAVLNPKTGIRVLLVDDHQVVRRGLRTFLEVQDDIEVVGEASDGAEGVEQAEKLKPDVVLMDVKMPGMDGVEALRKLRELANPARVLIVTSFTEQRTVVPALRAGAAGYVYKDVDPEALAGAIRSVHAGHVLLQPEVAGALLSQEEASTGQGRGGSLTEREREVLGLIADGRSNREIARALVLSEKTVKTHVSNILMKLDLADRTQAALWAVRHGVTG from the coding sequence GTGGCTGACGCTGTGCTCAATCCGAAGACAGGGATCCGGGTGCTGCTGGTCGACGACCACCAGGTGGTCCGCCGCGGTCTGCGTACGTTCTTGGAGGTGCAGGACGACATCGAGGTCGTGGGCGAGGCGTCGGACGGCGCCGAAGGAGTCGAGCAGGCCGAGAAGTTGAAACCGGACGTCGTCCTCATGGACGTCAAGATGCCGGGCATGGACGGCGTCGAGGCGCTGCGCAAGCTCCGCGAACTGGCCAACCCCGCGCGCGTGCTCATCGTCACCAGCTTCACCGAGCAGCGCACGGTCGTCCCGGCCCTGCGCGCGGGCGCCGCAGGGTATGTCTACAAGGACGTCGACCCGGAGGCCCTGGCGGGCGCCATCCGCTCCGTGCACGCGGGGCATGTGCTGCTCCAGCCCGAGGTGGCGGGAGCGCTGCTGTCCCAGGAGGAGGCCAGCACCGGGCAGGGGAGGGGCGGTTCGCTCACCGAGCGGGAGCGCGAGGTCCTGGGGCTGATCGCCGACGGCCGCTCGAACCGCGAGATCGCGCGTGCGCTCGTGCTCTCCGAGAAGACCGTCAAGACCCACGTCTCGAACATCCTGATGAAGCTGGACCTCGCCGACCGCACCCAGGCCGCCCTGTGGGCCGTACGACATGGTGTGACCGGCTGA
- a CDS encoding chaplin has product MKNLKKAAAVTMVAGGLVVAGAGLASATGGAHADGKAVKSPGVGSGNLVQAPVHIPVNAVGNTVSVIGALNPAFANNGLNT; this is encoded by the coding sequence GTGAAGAACCTGAAGAAGGCCGCTGCTGTCACGATGGTGGCGGGTGGCCTCGTCGTCGCCGGTGCCGGTCTCGCCTCCGCCACGGGCGGCGCGCACGCGGACGGCAAGGCCGTGAAGTCGCCGGGCGTCGGCTCGGGCAACCTCGTCCAGGCGCCGGTGCACATCCCCGTGAACGCCGTGGGCAACACCGTGTCGGTCATCGGTGCCCTCAACCCGGCCTTCGCGAACAACGGCCTCAACACCTGA
- a CDS encoding NfeD family protein, whose amino-acid sequence MDIDAWVWWLIGAAALGIPLVLTAMPEFGMLSVGAVAGAVTAGLGGGTVLQVIVFAAVSVALIAVVRPVAARHRSQRPELATGVDALRGRTAVVLERVDASGGRIKLAGEIWSARSLDTSQSYEAGREVDVVEIDGATAVVM is encoded by the coding sequence GTGGACATCGACGCATGGGTGTGGTGGCTGATCGGCGCCGCCGCGCTCGGAATCCCGCTCGTACTGACCGCGATGCCGGAGTTCGGCATGCTCTCCGTGGGCGCCGTCGCGGGCGCCGTGACCGCGGGCCTCGGCGGCGGCACCGTACTCCAAGTCATCGTCTTCGCCGCGGTGTCGGTCGCGCTCATCGCGGTCGTACGCCCCGTGGCGGCGCGCCACCGCTCCCAACGGCCCGAACTGGCCACGGGAGTGGACGCGTTGAGGGGCAGGACGGCCGTCGTCCTGGAACGGGTCGACGCCTCAGGGGGCCGGATCAAGCTCGCCGGCGAGATCTGGTCGGCCCGCTCGCTCGACACCTCGCAGAGCTACGAGGCGGGACGCGAGGTGGATGTCGTCGAGATCGACGGAGCGACCGCCGTCGTCATGTGA
- a CDS encoding SPFH domain-containing protein, with translation MQPIIIVLIILVVLVFIALIKTIQVIPQASAAIVERFGRYTRTLNAGLNIVVPFIDSIRNRIDLREQVVPFPPQPVITQDNLVVNIDTVIYYQVTDARAATYEVASYIQAIEQLTVTTLRNIIGGMDLERTLTSREEINAALRGVLDEATGKWGIRVNRVELKAIEPPTSIQDSMEKQMRADRDKRAAILQAEGVRQSEILRAEGEKQSAILRAEGEAKAAALRAEGEAQAIRTVFESIHAGDPDQKLLSYQYLQMLPKIAEGDANKLWIVPSEIGDALKGLGGALGNFNPMGGGSGGAPKERREQPPID, from the coding sequence ATGCAACCAATCATCATCGTCCTGATCATTCTGGTGGTGCTGGTATTCATCGCCCTGATCAAGACGATCCAGGTGATCCCGCAGGCCAGCGCGGCGATCGTCGAGCGCTTCGGCCGCTACACACGCACACTGAACGCGGGCCTGAACATCGTCGTCCCGTTCATCGACTCGATCCGCAACCGCATCGACCTCCGTGAACAGGTCGTCCCCTTCCCGCCCCAGCCGGTGATCACCCAGGACAACCTCGTGGTGAACATCGACACCGTCATCTACTACCAGGTGACCGACGCCCGCGCCGCGACGTACGAAGTCGCCAGCTACATCCAGGCGATCGAGCAGCTCACCGTCACCACCCTGCGCAACATCATCGGTGGCATGGACCTGGAGCGGACCCTGACCTCCCGTGAGGAGATCAACGCGGCGCTGCGCGGTGTCCTCGACGAGGCCACCGGCAAGTGGGGCATCCGCGTCAACCGCGTCGAGCTCAAGGCGATCGAGCCGCCGACCTCCATCCAGGACTCGATGGAGAAGCAGATGCGCGCCGACCGAGACAAGCGCGCCGCGATCCTCCAGGCAGAAGGTGTCCGGCAGTCGGAGATCCTGCGCGCCGAAGGTGAGAAGCAGTCCGCGATCCTGCGCGCCGAAGGTGAGGCCAAGGCCGCGGCCCTGCGCGCCGAGGGCGAGGCCCAGGCGATCCGCACGGTCTTCGAGTCCATCCACGCGGGAGACCCGGACCAGAAGCTCCTCTCCTACCAGTACCTCCAGATGCTCCCGAAGATCGCCGAGGGCGACGCGAACAAGCTCTGGATCGTCCCCAGCGAGATCGGCGACGCCCTCAAGGGCCTCGGCGGCGCGCTCGGCAACTTCAATCCCATGGGCGGCGGCTCGGGCGGCGCCCCCAAGGAGCGCCGCGAACAACCGCCGATCGACTGA
- a CDS encoding HNH endonuclease — MRDTLVLNASFEPLSTVTLNRAVVLVLSDKAVVEQAHPGLRVRAAAVDIPVPRVIRLSRYVRVPFRRQAPWSRRGVLVRDQHRCAYCGRRATTVDHVVPRAQGGRDSWLNTVASCAADNHRKADRTPEEAGMPLLRQPFEPTPADAMLLALGRDGLATLPGWLATSAA; from the coding sequence ATGCGGGACACGCTGGTGCTGAACGCGAGCTTCGAGCCGCTGTCGACGGTGACGCTGAACCGTGCCGTCGTGCTGGTCCTCAGCGACAAGGCCGTCGTGGAGCAGGCCCACCCCGGACTCCGTGTGCGCGCGGCGGCGGTCGACATACCGGTGCCGCGGGTGATCAGGCTCTCCAGGTATGTACGGGTGCCGTTCCGAAGACAGGCTCCGTGGTCGCGGCGCGGTGTTCTCGTGAGGGACCAGCACCGGTGCGCGTACTGCGGGAGGCGGGCGACGACCGTGGACCACGTGGTGCCGCGAGCGCAGGGCGGCAGGGACTCCTGGCTGAACACGGTCGCTTCGTGCGCGGCGGACAATCACCGCAAGGCTGACCGCACCCCCGAGGAGGCCGGGATGCCGTTGTTGCGGCAGCCCTTTGAGCCGACTCCCGCGGATGCGATGTTGCTGGCGCTCGGCCGGGACGGGTTGGCGACGCTGCCGGGTTGGCTGGCGACGTCTGCCGCGTAG
- a CDS encoding YbhB/YbcL family Raf kinase inhibitor-like protein codes for MTELKRPPLPHDFHPPVASFTVVSEDFEPGAVLKDAQVHAAGNTSPHLRWEGFPPETKSFAVTCFDPDAPTGSGFWHWSVIDIPVSVTELPTGAGSGKFEGLPEGAVQVRNDYGTKEFGGAAPPPGDPAHRYVFTVYAVDQEKLGPDSDASPAVIGFNLRFHTLGRAQVLAEYAAPAGS; via the coding sequence GTGACCGAGCTCAAGAGGCCGCCGCTTCCCCATGACTTCCATCCGCCCGTGGCGTCGTTCACGGTCGTGAGCGAGGACTTCGAGCCGGGGGCGGTCCTTAAGGACGCTCAGGTCCATGCGGCCGGGAACACCTCGCCGCACCTGCGGTGGGAGGGCTTCCCGCCGGAGACCAAGAGCTTCGCCGTGACCTGCTTCGACCCGGACGCGCCCACGGGCAGCGGGTTCTGGCACTGGTCCGTCATCGACATCCCGGTGTCGGTGACCGAGCTGCCCACCGGTGCGGGCAGCGGCAAGTTCGAGGGACTGCCCGAGGGCGCGGTGCAGGTGCGGAACGACTACGGGACGAAGGAGTTCGGGGGCGCGGCGCCGCCGCCCGGCGACCCGGCGCACCGTTATGTGTTCACCGTGTACGCGGTGGACCAGGAGAAGCTCGGGCCGGACTCCGACGCTTCGCCCGCCGTCATCGGATTCAATCTCCGGTTCCACACGCTCGGGCGCGCGCAGGTGCTCGCCGAGTACGCGGCTCCCGCCGGTAGCTGA
- a CDS encoding sporulation protein, with amino-acid sequence MGFKKLLASLGAGGASVETVLTEVNVVPGGVVQGEVRIQGGSVDQEIEGLSVGLQARVEVEGNDQETKQDIEFTKLRLGGAFTLQAGQVHAVPFGLEIPWETPITSIDGQQLRGMNIGVTTELEIARAVDSGDLDPVNVHPLPAQQAILDAFIQLGFRFKSADMERGHIRGTRQKLPFYQEIEFFPPQQYRGLNQVELSFVADDREMDVILEMDKKPGLFSEGSDSFRSFKVGLNDFQGTDWAAYLNEWLSQVGSKRNWF; translated from the coding sequence ATGGGGTTCAAGAAGCTGCTTGCGAGTCTGGGGGCCGGCGGTGCCTCGGTGGAGACGGTGCTGACCGAGGTCAATGTCGTACCCGGTGGTGTCGTCCAGGGTGAGGTGCGGATCCAGGGCGGATCCGTGGACCAGGAGATCGAGGGTCTGTCCGTCGGTCTTCAGGCGCGGGTCGAGGTCGAGGGCAACGACCAGGAGACGAAGCAGGACATCGAGTTCACGAAGCTGCGCCTCGGTGGGGCCTTCACGCTCCAGGCGGGCCAGGTGCACGCGGTGCCGTTCGGCCTCGAGATCCCCTGGGAGACGCCGATCACCTCCATCGACGGGCAGCAGCTGCGCGGGATGAACATCGGTGTGACCACCGAGCTCGAGATCGCGCGGGCCGTGGACTCCGGTGACCTGGACCCGGTCAACGTGCACCCGCTGCCGGCGCAGCAGGCCATCCTGGACGCCTTCATCCAGCTGGGCTTCCGCTTCAAGAGCGCCGACATGGAGCGCGGGCACATCCGCGGCACGCGTCAGAAGCTGCCGTTCTACCAGGAGATCGAGTTCTTCCCGCCGCAGCAGTACCGCGGCCTGAACCAGGTCGAGTTGAGCTTCGTGGCCGACGACCGCGAGATGGACGTCATCCTGGAGATGGACAAGAAGCCGGGTCTCTTCAGTGAGGGCAGCGACTCGTTCCGGTCGTTCAAGGTCGGGCTCAATGACTTCCAGGGCACTGACTGGGCGGCTTACCTCAACGAGTGGCTGTCCCAGGTCGGCAGCAAGCGCAACTGGTTCTAG
- a CDS encoding DNA-3-methyladenine glycosylase: protein MIEALDRTPLTRDFFERPVLDVAPDLLGRVLVRTSPDGPIELRLTEVEAYAGEADPGSHAYRGPTARNSVMFGPPGHAYVYFTYGMWHCLNVVCGPEGKASGVLLRAGEITTGAEIARKRRLSARNDRELAKGPARLATALDVDRSLNGTDLCAGQDAPLTLLTGTPVRSDQVSNGPRTGVGGDGAVHPWRFWTPNDPTVSPYRAHTPRRRRT from the coding sequence ATGATCGAGGCCCTTGACCGTACGCCCCTCACACGTGACTTCTTCGAGCGCCCTGTCCTCGACGTGGCCCCGGATCTGTTGGGCCGCGTTCTCGTCCGCACCTCACCGGACGGTCCGATCGAGCTGCGCCTGACAGAGGTGGAGGCGTACGCGGGCGAGGCCGATCCCGGATCACATGCCTATCGCGGCCCCACCGCCCGCAACAGCGTGATGTTCGGTCCGCCCGGACACGCGTACGTCTACTTCACCTACGGCATGTGGCACTGCCTCAACGTGGTGTGCGGCCCGGAGGGCAAGGCGAGCGGAGTCCTGCTGAGGGCCGGTGAGATCACGACCGGCGCCGAGATCGCCCGCAAACGTCGACTCTCGGCCCGCAACGACAGGGAACTGGCCAAAGGCCCGGCCCGCCTGGCCACAGCCCTTGACGTGGACCGAAGCCTGAACGGCACCGACCTCTGCGCGGGCCAGGACGCTCCTCTCACCCTCCTTACGGGCACCCCCGTCCGCTCCGACCAGGTCAGCAACGGTCCCCGCACGGGAGTCGGCGGCGACGGAGCCGTCCACCCCTGGCGCTTCTGGACCCCCAACGACCCGACGGTGAGCCCTTATCGGGCCCATACGCCCCGACGCCGCCGAACTTGA
- a CDS encoding DUF1015 domain-containing protein: MNTAGHTDDQGLDLIPFRGIRYVPERVGSLAAVTSPPYDVVVRPDGLLHLESADPHNIVRLILPQATTPAARNEQAAETLHAWLSQGILAPDPEPRLYVYEQRDADILQRGVIGALRLSEADDGIVLPHEGVMPHVVEDRAGLMRATNANLEPLLLTYRSNGDATGATAVVERTVLNKPLLSTTTEDGFSHRLWAVTDPADLAEIQSDLSHHQALIADGHHRWATNLRLRSEHPSPSPWDRGLVLLVDTARYPLRVRAIHRYLHRLPVPDALAALADSFRIRTVEGPLPSALEALAEAATESNAFLLAGDGGFHLIDRPSPDLLARTIPADPPEAWRTLDATVLHSTLLDHIWKIPDAPEYIAYIHDTAATVEKAERDGGTAVLMHPVREEVVRDLARQGVTMPRKSTSFGPKPASGLVLRSLDF, from the coding sequence ATGAACACAGCGGGTCATACCGACGACCAAGGCCTCGATCTGATCCCGTTCCGAGGCATTCGCTACGTCCCCGAGCGGGTCGGCAGCCTAGCCGCCGTGACGTCCCCGCCGTACGACGTGGTCGTACGGCCCGACGGCCTGCTCCACCTGGAGTCCGCCGACCCGCACAACATCGTCCGGCTGATCCTCCCCCAGGCCACCACACCGGCGGCCCGCAACGAACAGGCAGCCGAGACCCTGCACGCCTGGCTCTCCCAGGGCATCCTCGCGCCCGACCCGGAGCCCCGCCTCTACGTCTACGAGCAGCGCGACGCCGACATCCTTCAGCGCGGCGTCATCGGCGCCCTGCGCCTCTCCGAGGCGGACGACGGCATCGTCCTGCCCCACGAAGGCGTCATGCCCCACGTCGTGGAGGACCGCGCGGGCCTGATGCGCGCGACGAACGCCAACCTCGAACCGCTGCTCCTGACGTACCGCTCGAACGGCGACGCCACGGGCGCGACGGCCGTCGTCGAGCGCACCGTACTGAACAAGCCTCTCTTGTCGACGACCACGGAGGACGGCTTCAGCCACCGCCTGTGGGCGGTCACCGACCCCGCCGATCTCGCCGAGATCCAGTCAGATCTCTCCCACCACCAGGCCCTGATCGCGGACGGGCACCACCGCTGGGCGACCAATCTCCGGCTGCGCTCCGAGCACCCGTCGCCCAGCCCGTGGGACCGCGGCCTGGTCCTCCTGGTGGATACCGCGCGCTACCCGCTCCGCGTCCGCGCCATCCACCGCTACCTGCACCGGCTCCCGGTCCCCGACGCCCTCGCGGCCCTCGCGGACTCCTTCCGCATACGCACCGTCGAAGGCCCGCTGCCGAGCGCTCTCGAAGCCCTGGCCGAGGCCGCGACCGAAAGCAACGCCTTCCTCCTGGCGGGTGACGGAGGCTTCCACCTCATCGACCGCCCGTCCCCGGACCTCCTCGCCCGTACGATCCCGGCCGACCCGCCGGAGGCCTGGCGCACGCTGGACGCGACGGTCCTGCACTCCACGCTCCTCGACCACATCTGGAAGATCCCGGACGCCCCGGAGTACATCGCGTACATCCACGACACCGCCGCGACCGTGGAGAAGGCGGAACGCGACGGCGGTACGGCCGTCCTGATGCACCCGGTCCGCGAAGAAGTCGTACGCGACCTGGCCCGCCAGGGCGTCACGATGCCCCGCAAGTCCACGTCCTTCGGCCCCAAGCCGGCATCGGGCCTGGTCCTGCGCAGCCTCGACTTCTGA